The Romeriopsis navalis LEGE 11480 region GTCTTCTGATACAGTACGATGCCCATCCTGCCAGTCCACTCAAGTGGTGAAGAACGGCAAGATTCACAATGGCAAGCAAAACCACAAATGCCGCAACTGCGGTCGTCAGTTTGTCCTTCGCCCA contains the following coding sequences:
- a CDS encoding IS1/IS1595 family N-terminal zinc-binding domain-containing protein, whose product is MSSDTVRCPSCQSTQVVKNGKIHNGKQNHKCRNCGRQFVLRP